A genomic region of Haliotis asinina isolate JCU_RB_2024 chromosome 1, JCU_Hal_asi_v2, whole genome shotgun sequence contains the following coding sequences:
- the LOC137293310 gene encoding cytochrome P450 3A21-like, translating into MELLAWLLTALTPLLVSLVGLLALVYMYVTWSHDYFRKLGIPGPKPGIMGNMGNYKEAGVIGNDMELVRKYGRVVGIYHCRLPIMLVSDPEMIKEICVKQFSNFTNRKRPEPINKVFKSAVSVVEDDHWKFSRSVLSPTFSSGKMRQMVPLIQKCTASLVQNLERQSKDGGSVEMKNVMGCYTLDVIASTGFGMEVNSQENPRNVFVKNAKEAMAASFTFPYVTSLLFPFMRDVFEALGWSFMSRNSREFFFKVMDKAIDDRRQNPSERPDLLQLMLNTHTLENTVEADDDQNAHLDFSKIRKRPLTNDEIMSNSVVFMLAGYDTTSGALSFASYLLATNPDCQDKLIEEIDQHLGKELATYDNVMHLPYLERVFLETLRLYPPASRFSRMAKNDITIKGYLIKAGTSVNFPIYAMHHDPEFWKEPEKFQPDRFLPENKTAMHDYCFAPFGIGPRNCVGMRLAFLEFKMALVTVLQHFRFRTAPDTEIPPKLEKGGFVRALNGIYLRVDKRT; encoded by the exons ATGGAGTTGTTAGCGTGGTTGCTGACGGCACTCACGCCCTTGCTGGTCAGTTTGGTGGGACTCCTTGCCCTAGTGTACAT GTATGTGACATGGAGCCATGACTACTTCCGGAAGTTGGGTATCCCAGGCCCGAAGCCAGGAATTATGGGAAACATGGGCAACTATAAGGAGGCG GGCGTCATCGGCAACGACATGGAACTGGTGAGAAAATACGGAAGAGTTGTGGG GATTTACCACTGTCGCCTTCCCATCATGTTGGTATCTGACCCGGAAATGATCAAAGAGATTTGTGTGAAACAGTTCTCCAACTTCACTAACAGGAAG CGACCTGAGCCAATCAACAAGGTGTTCAAGAGTGCAGTGTCAGTGGTAGAGGACGACCACTGGAAGTTCAGCCGCAGCGTCCTCAGCCCCACCTTCAGCTCCGGCAAGATGCGACAG ATGGTTCCGCTGATCCAAAAGTGCACGGCGAGTTTGGTCCAGAACCTCGAGCGCCAGTCTAAAGATGGAGGAAGCGTCGAAATGAAAAA CGTAATGGGCTGCTACACGCTGGATGTGATCGCCAGCACGGGGTTTGGGATGGAAGTGAACAGCCAGGAGAACCCCAGGAACGTGTTCGTGAAGAACGCTAAGGAGGCCATGGCCGCCAGCTTCACGTTTCCCTACGTCACGTCAC TTCTGTTCCCGTTCATGAGGGATGTGTTCGAGGCCTTGGGCTGGAGTTTCATGTCGAGGAACAGTAGAGAATTCTTCTTCAAGGTCATGGATAAAGCTATTGATGACAGGCGCCAGAACCCGTCg GAGCGACCGGACCTGCTCCAGCTCATGCTTAATACCCACACTCTGGAGAACACAGTGGAGGCAGACGATGACCAGAATGCCCACCTGGACTTCAGCAAGATCAGAAAACGGC CTCTCACGAATGACGAGATAATGTCCAACTCGGTAGTGTTTATGTTAGCGGGCTATGACACCACGTCAGGAGCATTGTCATTCGCCTCATACCTGCTGGCGACAAATCCCGACTGCCAAGACAAGCTCATCGAGGAAATCGACCAGCATCTGGGGAAG GAACTGGCTACCTATGACAACGTGATGCATCTGCCTTACTTGGAGCGCGTCTTCTTGGAGACTCTACGTCTGTATCCCCCAGCGTCcag ATTCTCTCGGATGGCTAAGAACGACATTACCATCAAAGGCTACCTGATAAAGGCCGGAACGTCCGTCAACTTTCCCATCTACGCCATGCACCATGACCCGGAGTTCTGGAAAGAACCAGAAAAGTTCCAGCCAGACAG GTTTCTACCCGAAAACAAGACAGCTATGCACGACTACTGTTTTGCTCCATTTGGCATTGGGCCCCGGAACTGTGTGGGCATGAGGTTGGCGTTTCTAGAATTCAAGATGGCGCTTGTGACAGTTCTGCAGCACTTCCGGTTCCGAACAGCGCCAGACACTGAG